TCAAGAGCCTGACTAGCGAGAGGTTCTTTAGATACTCTCGAGTCAATTATATTACTTGTGATCTCCAGCTTCTTCCCTTCTTTACATGGATGAAAATTTTTCGAGCCGTAATTAGGCTACTCAACTTCCTCGGCGCTAAGCCTGCGTCGAGAGATTGCAATAACTTGCTTCTATACCCCATTGTAACTTGGGTTCAAGACATTAAAACTATGGCTTGTTCACCCGGTGATCAGCTAGCTTAGACTTCTGCGACGCAGCAGAGAGGATGGAGATAATATTTGAACAGAACAGCTTTACGCAATGTTGATCTTGAGACCACTCAAGGAGCGGCTGAGCCCGTTCCGATCCCCAATTTTATGGAGCTGTGACTCGATGGCCGTCTTAACAATGTTGACTCCTTTGGGGTCGGGTTCAGGCACATCTACGTGAAAACACCCTTGTTTCAGTGGTGCAGCAAGTTCTCGACCCAGTGCTTGCTGCTTAATGTAGCTGTAGAGCTGTTGGTGGAAGTGATGGTCAAAGGAGAAGCAGTTATCAGATCTTGAAGACGAGTGCTGAGACGACCCAGAGCCTTCTCTTTTACAGAAATGGGGAAGAGATGCGTAGTCCATTATCTGCATTAACCAATCAACAAGAGCTGTCAGTATGAATGGCACAAAACTTTCAAATGCATACCATTTCAtctggaaaaaaaagaaaaaaactactCTGATATGTGGGCAAACAGATGGTAAGAAAAATACTTAGAGTTGATTACTAAAGGAAAAAACACAAGTTACAGATAGAAAGAAGGACACAGAAGTTGCTTAACTCTTTCCACTTTGCAGCGAGGATCTCTATCATGGAATAGAAAGTAAATTCAAGAAAAAACTTGTTTAGTTGCTTCATATTTTGGTGTATTACAATAGTCAGGAGGCAAAAACAAGAACCTTGTAGGTTCCTAGTGTCCAAGAAAAAGCAACAAGAGGAGAATATATGAGCATTCAGAAGTTAGAATACTTTTCCTAAATATTCAATTTACCGCATAACCCACAGATACATACATTATACGATATATCAGCTGTTAGGATAAAATATCTCAAATTTTCTTACCTTCAATAACTCATCTCTGCCACAACCTTGCAGTATCTGCACTTTCCTTCTTGTTCTCTCTTGCAAGAGAGGCTTCACAACCTAGTTATGCCAGAAATCCAATTATTCATAAAGTTCATATGCTTATCGCTTACTGCAGGAAGAGATCAATCAAAcagaaaaaattataaatagataatatttgatgattatgattaccTTCCAACATGCAGAAAATATACATGGAGCATTCACAATATAATAAGTCTCTGTCTTCTCTGGATAGTTTAGGTCATCAATGGTTGATATGATGGTTAATAACTGCATACAATAATTAAACCACGTAAGACAGAACGTATTTAGTGAATTAATCAAGTAACCTGCTTTAGAGAGGTCtcagcaagaaaaaaaaaaaatccaaaaaagagTAGGTGGATTAACTTTTGAACTTCTATAGATTATCTTCAATAGATAATCTCAACATAACCAATAATATAAATCTTTGCTTATCTTCAATATATTTGAGATATTGCAATTTGCAATACAAATCACATGCCATTGTtcatgcaacaacttaaatagtgATAGGTTCAATATCATATAACTATATGCATCAAGAATAGATGTCCAGAAAAGTTGATGTGAATCAATAAATAAAACTTACAAAGAAAATACCTTTATTTGGCACAATGCTGAAAGCTTTAGACCAGTCATATCCAAAACTTTCACACATGTGGCTACATGTCGCCCACATTTCTTGGTTGAAGCAGGCTGCAAGGAAAAAAAATGTAAACAATAAGGAAACAGCTCATCTTTGATTGATTGAAGGTAGTGAACTGTTTAAATTATAGCTCACCAAGATTACATGATCCCGGTATTCATTCATTTGAATATGTGACTGCACATAATAGTTAACCTATATTTAAGTGATACCCACAATATTAGAATGAATAGAGAAAGATTCATtgttatgaatttcttgaaaaaatagataaatagaaatattagaaaaagatTAAGCTGctataaattacaaacataacTATGCAAATTTGCATGTGCATATATTGAGCAAAAATTATCATCCTCCAGCAAGACAGAAAGTAAGTATTATATTTACTTAATACTCACCAATCAACATGTGTAGCAAGTATGCGTTTCTAGAGTTTCTAATATGGAATACATTGACTGACCCCAAACTAACAGTAATTAAGATAAGCATAGGCACTATTTCTATCAAGGTTTCAATCCACTGTACCAATATAGGTTCAGTATGTACTGGCATACTGACACATGATACACCAAAGAGAATGTGTGTGTGCGtgtaagtgagagagagagagagagagagagagagagagagagagaagaggggaggaggaggattgTTGACAGTCAACAGCAGAAATGGTTGTCTATGTACCCATTTGATTGGTTTTCCAAACCTTAGTTTCCGTTACATGGCTACTCATTTAACACACTTTAGTCTGTGTTTTGGCCATAATATCACCAAATTTCACCTAGAAGTAAGAGTACCAATGGTATCATCCATTATTGATTGGTCCAAGGAATGTCCTGGCCTATATAAGCTTATACCAGTCGATATTTAATTTTTCAGTTTTTTTATGGTGAGACCAGGTGATTTGAGTTAGCATACAATCAGGTATACCAATACCATATTGATCCAACTGGTTATCAAACTCAGTATATGACTGACATTTAAATATTTGATGTCAGAAGGGTTCTGTATTTCTCCACATTTAATCTCCCTATTTGGTTTACTTAAATCATCTAAGTAGTATGCATAAATGCCTCGTATATACATGAAAAATCACAAGGATATAATCCACATATGAGTTATATATATGGTGGACAAGAAATAATCTCTTAGGTTAGTTCAGCTATCCCTTCTTATCTTTTCAATCCTCTCCCGATTGCTCTTCTCCATGGCCAAGCAATACAATGGTAGGACCAGGTCTTAGTTTGATCTAAACAACATGCAAACATCAAATTTTCAGGACAATGATGATGTTGAGGACAACAACAAGCTATAATGTCACGGTTATTTGGAAtcagataaataaatattttcccTACAAAAGAATTTTGAAGATATGGAGAAGAACAAATGATCAACTAAGAGATCCCTGCATCTGCCAGTCCTATTTGAACATTTAGCAGCCGTTAATCTAGAGATTGatatataaaaaagaatattACAGAACTTACTGATGCTTTGTCGTATGTGCTCAAGCCAACACCAATAGCAAAAACAGGGTGACCCTACTCAAGAGGAAGATAATAGAAGAATTAGATAGCAATCAAGCTAGAGTATCTACATAACAATGATATATTACTCACAATGCCTAAAATGATGTCAGCACAAATTAACAagacaacaaaaatatatttctGTGTACCATACTTTTGTACATGCTTACATAATAATGATTTATAGGGAAATGCAATTTCCAACATGTTTAATAAGATCCATAGGATGAAGGCATTATGCACTTATCGAACAAGAGAGCTTATTCAAGGGCAAAATACACATAAACTGATATAATATATAGGTATTGGTTGGTTTCAAGGTTCAGCAGAAGCTGCATTTGTACAGTGAAATACACTTGACAATGTTACAACAATCATTGAGACAGGACCAGGTCTTAACTAGAAAATAGGTACTATAAAGCAGATAGCAGAATAAGAACCAAATGAAGAAAGAAACTCCTTTGTAAGCCTTACATCCTTTGTGTATCCTGACAATCCTACAAGTTGTGAATCACGAATTCCTCTATACAAGTCAGCTGGAATTATAGGTTTCTGCATGGAGACAAGAAGCCATTAGAAAACAATAAACAGCATAGTTAGATTTAATGAAGTTGGCACTTTTAAGTCCTCTGgtgaaaaagttaacttgcaacaTTTTATGGTTCTTATTGAGCTTACAAAATTGTTACATAAGAGTCTAGAAAGTATGAAAAAGCTGTAACTGGCATGCTTATTATCTCgttctaataatatttttagcAGCTTTATATTTTTTCATACTTTTCCTTGTTCCTTATCAAGAAAATTTATTTTCTGCCAATCAAATATATGAGCTTATAAAAGAATGAATTCTTGTCAACACTAATTAGTGGTTCTTCTTGCTAGTTCTAAAGGGTGAAATGGACTTGTATCTAGAGACAGAAAATAAATATGTATTAGCAAAAGTTTATCTTAAATCATATGCTGCTATGTCACAGAGGATATATTGGAAACCAAAAATTAGGTTGACCAAAAAAATACTACAATATTTTTGAGAAACTCACAGCCAATATCTCgtcaatacaattttgtatcctcCAATTTAAGCAATCCAACAGCTGCAAAAGACAGATAACTAAAAATTCAGAATAAACAATGTGGAATTTCCTCATGCACTAAAAACAGAAACAATTACAAGTAGCCAATATACAGAATACCATCTTATGTGCATTAGGAATACTCCACTCTCTAGCTTTAAGAAAGCGCACCAATGTTTCAGTTGGATACCCCTGGTGGATATTCTGCAAATTAACAAGATAGCACATAATGGGGCATA
The window above is part of the Musa acuminata AAA Group cultivar baxijiao chromosome BXJ1-1, Cavendish_Baxijiao_AAA, whole genome shotgun sequence genome. Proteins encoded here:
- the LOC135671770 gene encoding phosphatidylinositol/phosphatidylcholine transfer protein SFH2-like yields the protein MGIASQDAIKQFSALVAEVDESLKATFQNIHQGYPTETLVRFLKAREWSIPNAHKMLLDCLNWRIQNCIDEILAKPIIPADLYRGIRDSQLVGLSGYTKDGHPVFAIGVGLSTYDKASVNYYVQSHIQMNEYRDHVILPASTKKCGRHVATCVKVLDMTGLKLSALCQIKLLTIISTIDDLNYPEKTETYYIVNAPCIFSACWKVVKPLLQERTRRKVQILQGCGRDELLKIMDYASLPHFCKREGSGSSQHSSSRSDNCFSFDHHFHQQLYSYIKQQALGRELAAPLKQGCFHVDVPEPDPKGVNIVKTAIESQLHKIGDRNGLSRSLSGLKINIA